In a genomic window of Methanomicrobiales archaeon:
- a CDS encoding EVE domain-containing protein — protein sequence MASKGFLYEHLNSLCTTNGIASSNRDNWKILDVKQIWGVPKRNKNLMHRVKPGDTILVYVRQEKEGDTILPSAITGAYEVISEPYEDHSRLFVTPKHMGDEVFPYRMKVRPVAVFQEPLEFKPLIKDLKFITNKTTWSGHLRIAMREIPEEDYRLILKRAGVEA from the coding sequence ATGGCTTCAAAAGGTTTTTTATACGAGCATTTGAATTCCCTTTGTACGACCAACGGGATTGCCTCCTCCAACCGGGATAACTGGAAGATCCTCGATGTGAAGCAGATCTGGGGAGTACCCAAGCGGAATAAAAACCTCATGCACCGGGTAAAGCCCGGCGATACCATCCTTGTCTACGTCCGGCAGGAGAAGGAGGGCGACACCATCCTCCCTTCCGCGATAACAGGCGCCTACGAAGTCATCTCCGAGCCCTACGAGGACCACTCCCGCCTCTTCGTCACCCCGAAGCATATGGGGGACGAGGTCTTCCCCTACCGCATGAAGGTCCGGCCGGTCGCAGTTTTTCAAGAACCCCTCGAGTTCAAGCCGCTGATCAAGGACCTAAAATTCATCACGAACAAGACGACGTGGAGCGGCCACCTCAGGATAGCCATGCGCGAGATCCCGGAGGAGGACTACCGGCTCATCCTCAAGCGAGCCGGAGTGGAGGCATAA
- a CDS encoding DUF365 domain-containing protein: MPAITGVAFPVPKHLMPRFFKDGKTVFIKPATVFKELKPGMRLVFYQSHEDTGCVGEATIRRIVISEDPLAFFETFGDAIFLTKEETKAYVGSQERWQGVRVRKGEGRKRDWMALELEDIREYATVKKPKRFVPVGGRYLRE, encoded by the coding sequence ATGCCCGCGATCACCGGCGTCGCCTTCCCGGTCCCCAAACACCTCATGCCCCGGTTCTTCAAGGACGGCAAGACCGTCTTCATCAAACCCGCCACCGTCTTTAAAGAACTCAAGCCGGGCATGAGACTCGTCTTCTACCAGTCCCACGAGGATACCGGCTGCGTCGGGGAGGCGACGATCAGGCGGATCGTCATCTCAGAAGACCCTCTCGCGTTCTTCGAGACCTTCGGCGACGCGATCTTCCTGACAAAAGAGGAGACAAAAGCCTACGTCGGGAGCCAGGAGCGCTGGCAGGGGGTCCGGGTAAGGAAGGGAGAGGGCAGGAAGAGGGACTGGATGGCGCTCGAACTCGAGGATATCCGGGAGTACGCTACGGTCAAGAAACCAAAACGGTTCGTGCCGGTCGGGGGGAGGTACCTGCGGGAGTGA